A genomic region of Fusarium falciforme chromosome 4, complete sequence contains the following coding sequences:
- a CDS encoding Hsp90 chaperone protein kinase-targeting subunit, with product MPVDYSKWDALELSDDSDIEVHPNVDKRSFIRAKQNQIHQERQHRKLQIETLKYERVVNDGLIKRISALLASLRAHASEAATRNPAEVAFQAVMESAGNPKDDKPPSPPEGVHTQEKEQPSYTKMMATLLDQVNKALDEKNPENRYEAMIAEIQTHEDKIENLQKELVVKLEQLQAEESRKITSESIHTGFDSSYVAKSTPADKKQESTQVELLNPNFSGAASGSSAGKEEVKVDDDADIEASAAGKKFGSIKANDYSASLQFLSQNPQILVERETDGLLVLAFDAALEGKDELSRQYVHQALLLQYCRALGKDGVGLFFKRITTKGHQAQDVFYKDVQDTYVKIRTRSKEILAERAKEGETEGVEQIQLHAVEPGTVIQITVPAADSQDPEEQEARKIFESFKPEMRKALESGKLDEVNKVLGEMKVDEAEELVGLFGEANILSLEEQIIDATTEEGQKQLKDIEAAAASDKKQEYGDPE from the exons ATGCCCGTCGATTACAGCAAATGG GACGCGCTGGAGCTCAGCGACGACTCGGACATTGAAGTGCACCCCAACGTCGATAAGCGATCTTTCATCCGGGCGAAGCAGAACCAGATTCATCAAGAGCGGCAGCACCGCAAACTACAGATCGAGACCCTCAAGTACGAGCGCGTCGTCAACGATGGCTTGATCAAGCGCATCTCGGCCCTCCTGGCATCGCTACGAGCCCATGCCTCCGAGGCCGCAACTAGGAACCCGGCCGAGGTTGCTTTCCAGGCGGTTATGGAGTCGGCTGGGAACCCCAAGGACGACAAGCCTCCGTCGCCGCCTGAGGGTGTCCATACACAGGAGAAGGAGCAGCCATCGTACaccaagatgatggccaCTCTGCTGGATCAAGTCAACAAGGCTCTTGACGAAAAGAATCCCGAGAACCGATACGAGGCAATGATTGCCGAGATTCAAACGCACGAGGATAAGATTGAGAACCTGCAGAAGGAGTTGGTTGTGAAGCTGGAGCAGCTCCAGGCAGAGGAGAGCCGCAAGATCACGAGCGAGAGCATCCACACTGGGTTTGACAGCTCGTACGTTGCCAAGTCGACACCGGCCGACAAGAAGCAGGAGTCTACACAGGTGGAATTGCTGAACCCCAACTTTTCCGGTGCCGCATCAGGCTCCAGTGCCGGAAAGGAAGAAGTCAAGGTGGACGACGATGCAGACATTGAGGCCTCGGCAGCGGGAAAGAAGTTTGGCTCGATCAAGGCCAACGACTACTCGGCAAGTCTCCAGTTCCTGTCACAGAACCCGCAGATCCTGGTGGAGCGGGAGACGGATGGGCtgctggtcttggcctttgaCGCTGCtctcgagggcaaggatgaGCTTTCGAGACAATACGTGCACCaggctcttctccttcaataCTGCCGAGCTCTGGGCAAGGACGGTGTTGGACTGTTCTTCAAGCGCATCACGACCAAGGGACATCAGGCCCAGGATGTATTCTACAAGGATGTGCAGGACACGTACGTGAAGATCCGGACGAGGTCCAAGGAGATCCTGGCGGAGCGGgccaaggagggagagacgGAGGGCGTCGAGCAGATCCAGCTGCATGCCGTGGAACCTGGTACAGTCATTCAGATCACAGTGCCGGCAGCGGACAGCCAGGACcccgaggagcaggaggcgCGCAAGATCTTTGAGAGCTTCAAGCCCGAGATGCGCAAGGCTCTGGAGTCGGGCAAATTGGACGAGGTGAACAAGGTTCTGGGAGAGATGAAGGTtgacgaggctgaggagctcGTTGGTCTGTTTGGCGAG GCCAACATTCTGAGTTTGGAAGAGCAGATAATCGATGCGACGACAGAGGAGGGacagaagcagctcaaggataTCGAGGCAGCTGCTGCGTCAGACAAGAAGCAAGAATATGGAGACCCTGAGTAA